aagtAAATGACGTAAAAAGCATAACAAGCAAGAGAAAATTAATTTGAGAGTGAGTTAATAACCCGTGCAAttgacttaaataaaaaaaactataaagaCCATAAACAGCCAGCTAATCATCTAATCAATCCCAACTATACCCAAGTTCCAATCACAGGCAACATAATGAGTTGTAATAAAACTAcccatttttttttgaaacagagAAGAGATCCTCTTGTCTTAGACAGGATCCTCCCCGTTATATATTAAAAGCCTCGCATGTGGTGGAGGAAAACCATGGttacaattaataacaaaacaGAAATTCTAAAGCAAGAGTGCTCCCCTGCTCTGCCTCAGAGGAggaaaaaaaactaaacaaaaccACCTGCTGCCCCTATACAATTGTATTCCATTCTCTACATAAATCTAAAAAGGATAGATCCTCAAAATGGATAAAGCTACCcattttctttccaaaacaACATGAAAGGAACAGCTGATTAATGATGCACCCTAAAATTGTAGTGAAGAATGTGATAGAAAACTTGCACAAACCCAAGAGCAAGGCCTTGCTGCAATTGCAAACAAATCCTACCAGTTGGGTTACCATATACTGTTGCAAAAATACATAACAACAACATTGATCGAGTTTGTGTCAAATATGTTCCATTTCAAATCATAGACAAGAAGTCACATACAATCAACAATGTTAGGTATTAATCAACATATGATATATGCACCATGGGAACATGCAAATCAGCAAGAACTTATCCATGCTAACACTTCCGTACAAAGTATACTTTACATAAACCTTCTGAATAAAATTAAAGTTTTTGTTTCCGTGGCTTTCCTCTGCGCTCCCTAATATAAATGGGAGGAGGTCAGTCTAAGACACTTGACCTTTGTCTCTTTTTCCGAAAAAAGAAATGGAAGTTTTAGTTTTAATTATCTTGGGCAGTGTAATAAACCCTCATACCCCTTTTTAACCAGGCATGGGTGGTACAGCTACATGTTGGAAAATTTCTATTCAGGtctgatcaagaaaaaaaacaagttcATATACAGGTGCTCCTACATCCTTCATATCACATATAAGcgtaaaatgaaaagaaaaatgagcTTGCACAAAAATAATGGCCGAACAGTTAAAATGAAAAGAGGATATTCCCTAGTTAGTCTTGCCTGTTCACTGTTTCATAATTATTCATTCTAACTACCAAAGCCAAATAGTACTAATTTCAAAAGCAACTGTCAAAGACACTATCATCCTTTGTACATAGAAACAATAATCAGACATAATTTAGAGacagaaacaaaactaaaagaGTCAAAGATCAGTAGAAACCATACATTGGCAGCAATAAGCCCACTGATTTGTGCCATATCACACAATAGAACTGCTCCGCACTTGTCCGCAATCTGTCTAAATCTTGAGTACTCCCATTCACGAGGATAAGAACTCCCACCACAAATAAGTATCTTGGGACGAAAATCAAGCGCCCTCTCCTCAAGTTTATCATAATCAATATAACCAGTTAATGGGTTCACCTTATAAGGCAAACTCTCAAAGAAAATTGATGCCCCAGAAACTTTTCTCCCATTTGGAGTGTAGTATCCATGACTGGTGTTCCCTCCTGACGGAGTATCCAATCCCATTATCCGATCGCCTGGTAACAGCAACCCCGTGTATACAGCAAAATTTGCAGAGGTACAGGAGTAAGGCTGCACGTTTACACCCCAATTGTTAGCATCAAGATTGAACGCAGCCAACGCCCGATCACAGCAAATATTTTCAATCTCGTCAATGTACTGATTCCCACAATAATATCTTGCTCCGGGCATTCCTTCGGAGTACTTATTGGTCAAATGGCTTCCTAGTGCTTCCATAACCGCCTTACATACAAAATTCTCCGAAGCTATCAGCTCAATTCCCTTGAATTGCCTATTCTTCTCCTTCTCCATAATATCAAACACGTCAGGATCCGCGATACGAAGGGGTTGATCTCCCCAAGCCCGGACGGCACTTCTTCGGGACTCAAGATCAGGTCCAAACGAGACTCGCTTTGAATTATTACAGGCAGCCGAGTTCGTCGACGAGGATGATTCACTATCCCTCCTCCGTTTCAAGCACATGGAGTGGCCCAGAATCCGAACCTCAACCTCCCTATCCTCATCATCGTCATCATCGATTTCCCTCTCGAATTTACCGTTATTCTCGGCCTGGGTCTGCGGCTCCAGCAACTGCAGCGGAACTGGCGAGACCGAGTGGATCGGGTTGCGCAGGCTGGAGTCAAGCTGGAGAGAAATTGAATCGTCGACAATCTGGGTTCGGTTGGAAGGAGGAGGTGGCGACGGAGACGAAGATGTGTGGGATGAAAACCCTAGGGAGAGAGTAGATTGAGGATGTGACATGTCCATGATTAATCACGGAGGAACAAGCAAAACCCTAGAGCCCAATCCCAATCACAACAGACTATATAGAAAGGATGAGATTATATGAATgcgtttatatatatttatatataaaatatttacaatagAAAGGAAAATTGCTGAATTAGGAACAACAGCAACAGAAACAGCGAGAGTTGAAGGATGAGCAGTGGCTGCACCTGAAGAATCTGAGGatggaagaagatgaagatgattCCATGGAAGGATTTAAGGCCTAACCTAACCCTGAATTGAAATTGAATTGATGGAGATGAGGAAGGACATAAATGAGAGAAATGAAGATTGTATATTAGCTCATGGGCTGTCTATAGGAAGGAGCTGTCTCTTGCCTCGGTGGGTGGTGATGGGGGTAGGAGTAAGGGAAGACTGGTTGGTATTTGGTTGTACGAATATTTTGGACTAAATTGTATTTGTAATTAACAATAGGAATAATATTGAGgactgttataaaataatataaaataatataaagtaaatgagaagaaagaagaagaagatgaagagagaaagagaaagtgaatgagaatttctgagttgtttattccctatttatacaaatacaagagtgagacattaagaaactaagaaaaagggaaactaaggaaaagaggaatgttgattataattcatggtaataaataaaagatttggacatccacataattattaatatttataatactcccccttggatgtccataatagctgccttattaaaaatcttactgaaaacttggtcaaaagaaaaagagtatagtgtaaactaactcactccccctcatttaggcatttgtggagatcttctaatcgacgaatttcgatcttgtctgccgtcttctcaaatgttgatgttggtaataactttgtgaattagtttgtaagattgacacttgattgaatatgttgaacaccaatatgcattttcttgaagcgtataaagaagaatttcgtgaaatgtgttctaactctatctctttcaatgtacctccttttagttgaacgatgcaagcagtattatccatagagaattgcttgggttgatacttctttattgagtgcaatccatatgtttcccgaatatgctatgtcaatgatctcactcacacacattctctacttgcttcataaaatgcaagtatgttaacatgatttatagttgtctcgttaaaaaccttgccagaaaaacccagtgggacaaaatctgggctagggaaaagagtacaatatatacttcatattcataactatttgcaagttgcctcgttaaaaaccttgtcaggaaaacccagtgggacaaaacctgagctaagggaaaaagagtgcaacatgaatatgtctccccctcatgcacatatgatccataattcttttggtgataatatatctcataagattattgttatcacttttaaaatatcaccatataccatctttgatcatatattttctataactcttccagagtatgtatggacttctaaattatagatgaggggttcgtggaacattagtctttatccaactaattgtatcattcatgtgtatatacaatcttgttcatactaaaatttaacatttcaagtagatatgaacataacacattaatgataatataaattttcatttgtgacaatgatggtactccaaaaccatatatttgttccatcttgttgtatgatcttaatttccatatcaaatgatcatatatatataattcttgatacatatgaagtacttcaggacttcaatactaatgaacaaactttatacatataatatttctcgatatacaaaagaaataaaagtttgttcttcaattaatcaaaaactcttcaagagtctatcacaacgtataatttacgaatttatattgcatagacaaccatacgtatttttcaaacaataatttacttacatgtctatatttcatacaaagatctttgtcatatagtgcgcgcgacttagaatttatatcacttaagacatgtattaaattcttctagaatttttagataaggcttatttcaaattctcactatattaggagctccaaataaataatcttttgttgcaacatttatgtgacgcttataaatccttcataaaatatattccaggctataatcgaatcatgattatattttctcaatatttaagccttattttaatcaatctcatgtctatgcaaacgttgtacaacaattcattatgtacaaatacatatatgcaaatttctcattagaaatatttatttgcacaccctacaagtcttacttcact
This Cannabis sativa cultivar Pink pepper isolate KNU-18-1 chromosome 6, ASM2916894v1, whole genome shotgun sequence DNA region includes the following protein-coding sequences:
- the LOC115695931 gene encoding serine hydroxymethyltransferase 7 is translated as MDMSHPQSTLSLGFSSHTSSSPSPPPPSNRTQIVDDSISLQLDSSLRNPIHSVSPVPLQLLEPQTQAENNGKFEREIDDDDDEDREVEVRILGHSMCLKRRRDSESSSSTNSAACNNSKRVSFGPDLESRRSAVRAWGDQPLRIADPDVFDIMEKEKNRQFKGIELIASENFVCKAVMEALGSHLTNKYSEGMPGARYYCGNQYIDEIENICCDRALAAFNLDANNWGVNVQPYSCTSANFAVYTGLLLPGDRIMGLDTPSGGNTSHGYYTPNGRKVSGASIFFESLPYKVNPLTGYIDYDKLEERALDFRPKILICGGSSYPREWEYSRFRQIADKCGAVLLCDMAQISGLIAANACDNPFDYCDIVTSTTHKSLRGPRGGIIFYRKGTKPRKRGTLLTQGDESDHYDFEEKINFAVTPALQGGPHNNHIAALAIALKQVATPVYKAYMHQVKKNAQALASALLRRKCKLITGGTDNHLILWDLRPLGLTGKTYEKVCEMCHITLNKITISSDNGTISPGGVRVGTPAMTSRGCLESDFETVAEFLLKAAHIASVAQREHGKFPRAFLKALENNKDIMELRHRVESFASQFALPGFDI